From the Exiguobacterium aurantiacum genome, one window contains:
- a CDS encoding CPCC family cysteine-rich protein → MTYTCPCCGYQTLNEEPPGTYDICGICFWEDDGVQFSDPDYEGGANTVSLRQAQQNYIHFGACDRGSLKFVRTPN, encoded by the coding sequence ATGACATACACATGCCCTTGTTGCGGCTATCAAACACTTAACGAAGAACCACCCGGCACGTATGACATTTGCGGCATCTGTTTCTGGGAAGACGACGGCGTTCAGTTCAGCGATCCAGATTATGAGGGTGGTGCCAATACAGTGTCGCTCCGGCAAGCGCAACAGAACTACATTCATTTTGGCGCATGCGATCGAGGCTCGCTCAAATTTGTTCGGACTCCGAACTAG